A part of Streptomyces sp. NBC_01235 genomic DNA contains:
- a CDS encoding ROK family transcriptional regulator: MTAPLHEARPAGPGRALPDTQQGMRRRNLARVMHAVSAEGPLSRAAVASRIGLTRAAVSTLVDELIRTGLLEELGPERPGRVGRPGSALAVSGRGPAGIGAEIGVDHLAVCAVDLRGEVRARAVRHGANRDRSPEPVVAELTGLVRRVVAEAEREGLWPAGLAVAVPGLVARDARTVVRAPNLDWQDVDLGALLPGEFPLTVDNEANFGGLAELWLGADAPGDFLHVSAEIGIGAALVVDGSLLRGTRGFAGELGHVPVHPDGPECGCGGRGCLEQYAGEEAVLRAAGLEPGEDRVGLLAGRAADGDPDVRRALHEAGTALGIALTGALNLLDPEGVVLGGALAGLAPWLLPSLETELSRRTAGPACPVSVSRLGPEGPLLGAAHSVVRAVLDDPAAVAERA, from the coding sequence ATGACCGCACCGCTGCACGAGGCCCGGCCGGCCGGCCCCGGGCGTGCGCTGCCCGACACCCAGCAGGGCATGCGCCGCCGCAACCTGGCCCGGGTGATGCACGCCGTCAGCGCCGAGGGACCGCTCTCGCGGGCGGCGGTCGCCTCGCGCATCGGCCTGACCCGGGCGGCGGTGTCTACCCTCGTCGACGAGCTCATACGCACCGGACTGCTCGAAGAGCTGGGCCCCGAGCGGCCGGGCCGGGTGGGTCGGCCCGGGTCGGCACTGGCGGTCAGTGGACGCGGCCCGGCCGGGATAGGCGCCGAGATCGGCGTGGACCACCTGGCGGTCTGCGCCGTCGATCTGCGTGGCGAGGTGCGGGCGCGGGCCGTGCGGCACGGCGCGAACCGGGACCGCTCCCCCGAGCCGGTGGTCGCGGAGCTGACCGGACTCGTGCGCCGGGTCGTCGCCGAGGCGGAGCGCGAGGGGCTGTGGCCGGCCGGGCTCGCCGTGGCCGTCCCCGGACTCGTCGCCCGCGACGCCCGTACGGTCGTCCGCGCGCCGAACCTCGACTGGCAGGACGTCGACCTCGGCGCGCTGCTGCCCGGGGAGTTCCCGCTGACCGTGGACAACGAGGCCAACTTCGGCGGGTTGGCCGAACTCTGGCTCGGCGCGGACGCGCCTGGAGACTTCCTCCATGTCTCGGCCGAGATCGGCATCGGCGCCGCGCTGGTCGTGGACGGCAGCCTGCTGCGCGGCACGCGCGGCTTCGCGGGCGAACTGGGCCATGTGCCGGTCCATCCCGACGGGCCGGAGTGCGGGTGCGGCGGGCGGGGATGTCTGGAGCAGTACGCCGGTGAGGAGGCGGTGCTGCGAGCGGCGGGGCTGGAACCGGGTGAGGACCGTGTAGGACTCCTCGCGGGACGCGCCGCGGACGGCGATCCGGACGTACGACGCGCTCTGCACGAGGCGGGAACGGCTCTCGGTATCGCCCTGACCGGGGCGCTCAATCTGCTGGACCCCGAAGGCGTCGTGCTCGGTGGCGCCCTGGCCGGGCTCGCGCCGTGGCTGCTGCCGTCCCTCGAGACCGAACTCTCCCGGCGTACGGCGGGTCCCGCCTGCCCCGTGTCCGTCTCGCGACTGGGCCCCGAGGGACCGTTGCTCGGGGCCGCGCACTCGGTGGTACGGGCCGTGCTGGACGACCCGGCGGCGGTGGCCGAGCGGGCCTGA
- a CDS encoding N-acetylmuramoyl-L-alanine amidase, producing MERARPLPGRRRILKGAALAALPYTLLPDARAGAQPQTVDYPLAEWQPATASNYTASNRPATHTIDRVVIHVTQTEYVKALTIFQNPQKKVSAHYVVRSMDGHAAQCVRESDVAWHAGNWDYNTHSIGVEHEGWVDQPGYFTDALYERSARLTASVCDRYGIPKDRAHIIGHHEVPGTDHTDPGPNWDWGRYLRLVNTV from the coding sequence GTGGAACGAGCAAGACCCCTCCCCGGACGACGACGCATCCTGAAGGGCGCCGCCCTGGCCGCGCTTCCGTACACGCTGCTCCCGGACGCACGGGCGGGCGCGCAGCCTCAAACCGTCGACTACCCGCTCGCCGAGTGGCAGCCCGCAACCGCTTCCAACTACACGGCGTCGAACCGCCCCGCCACCCACACCATCGACCGGGTCGTCATCCACGTCACGCAGACCGAGTATGTCAAGGCACTGACCATCTTCCAGAACCCGCAGAAGAAAGTGTCCGCGCACTACGTCGTGCGGTCCATGGACGGTCATGCGGCGCAGTGCGTGCGCGAGTCCGACGTCGCCTGGCACGCGGGGAACTGGGACTACAACACGCACAGCATCGGAGTCGAACACGAAGGGTGGGTGGATCAACCGGGATACTTCACCGACGCCCTCTACGAGCGGTCCGCTCGGCTGACGGCATCGGTCTGCGACCGGTACGGCATCCCGAAGGACCGGGCGCACATCATCGGCCACCACGAGGTCCCCGGCACCGATCACACCGATCCCGGTCCGAACTGGGACTGGGGGCGCTACTTGCGGCTCGTCAACACCGTCTGA
- a CDS encoding GAF domain-containing protein: protein MTDPWVALEPGADPAERVRILRRAHETFTAAGTVARPVRAVVADSWRRSARAGVGPDGTASVELTDGQLGAYRSEHPLARVMPLFRELMGTFAADGEHLLAVCDAHSRLLWVEGHAATRRQAGRMNFVPGARWAESAVGTNAPGTAVALDRPVQVFAAEHFIRRVQPWTCAAAPVHDPRTGRVLGAVDITGGDGLAHPHSLGFVQAVARAAEAHLALLAPARPAADTPRLTVLGRDEARLVTGGRGIRLSRRHSEILVLLARHPEGLTGDELLCALYRDESVTPVTLRAELARLRGVLGPGLLASRPYRLTVPFESDVAVVERRLAAGAVTAAVTAYAGPPLPASQAPAVVRLRRRLADGLRAALIACGDPDLLADWAHAPWGEDDLDVWRALAASRPTAAIRARLASLETELTAPAGRPHP from the coding sequence TTGACCGATCCCTGGGTGGCCCTGGAGCCAGGGGCCGACCCTGCCGAGCGGGTACGGATCCTGCGACGGGCGCACGAGACGTTCACCGCGGCGGGCACCGTGGCGCGGCCGGTGCGCGCCGTCGTGGCCGATTCGTGGCGGCGCTCCGCACGGGCCGGCGTCGGTCCCGACGGCACCGCGAGCGTGGAGTTGACCGACGGTCAGCTCGGCGCCTACCGGTCCGAGCATCCGCTGGCGCGGGTGATGCCGCTGTTCCGAGAGTTGATGGGCACGTTCGCCGCCGACGGAGAACATCTGCTGGCGGTGTGCGACGCGCACAGCAGACTGCTGTGGGTCGAGGGCCACGCGGCGACACGGCGGCAGGCGGGGCGGATGAACTTCGTGCCGGGTGCGCGCTGGGCGGAGAGCGCGGTCGGGACGAACGCACCGGGCACGGCCGTCGCCCTGGACCGGCCGGTGCAGGTGTTCGCTGCCGAGCACTTCATCCGGCGGGTGCAGCCGTGGACGTGCGCCGCCGCCCCGGTGCACGATCCGCGGACCGGACGGGTGCTGGGTGCCGTGGACATCACGGGCGGGGACGGACTGGCGCATCCGCACAGCCTGGGCTTCGTGCAGGCGGTCGCGCGGGCGGCCGAGGCCCACCTGGCGCTGCTCGCCCCCGCACGGCCTGCAGCCGACACGCCGCGGCTGACGGTGCTGGGCCGGGACGAGGCGCGTCTGGTCACCGGCGGCCGGGGCATCAGGCTGAGCCGTCGGCACAGCGAGATCCTGGTGTTGCTGGCCCGTCACCCCGAGGGCCTGACGGGCGACGAGCTACTGTGCGCGCTGTACCGGGACGAGTCGGTGACACCGGTGACGCTGCGGGCCGAACTCGCCCGACTGCGCGGGGTGCTGGGCCCCGGGCTGCTGGCCTCGCGCCCCTACCGGCTCACCGTTCCGTTCGAGTCGGACGTGGCGGTCGTCGAACGACGGCTGGCGGCCGGTGCGGTCACTGCGGCCGTGACGGCGTACGCCGGGCCGCCGCTGCCGGCATCTCAGGCACCGGCGGTGGTGCGGCTCAGGCGCCGCCTCGCCGACGGCCTGCGCGCCGCGCTGATCGCCTGCGGCGACCCCGATCTGCTGGCGGACTGGGCGCACGCGCCGTGGGGCGAGGACGACCTCGACGTGTGGCGGGCGCTGGCGGCATCCCGCCCGACAGCGGCGATACGAGCGCGCCTCGCCTCACTGGAAACAGAGCTGACAGCCCCGGCCGGCCGGCCACATCCATAG
- the exaC gene encoding acetaldehyde dehydrogenase ExaC has product MTRYAAPGTEGAIVSYQARYDHYIGGEYVPPARGQYFENPSPVNGETFTEVARGTAEDVERALDAAHAAAPSWGRASATERSDILLKIADRMEAYLEPLAVAESWENGKPVRETLAADIPLAIDHFRYFAGAVRSQEGSLSEVDDDTVAYHFHEPLGVVAQIIPWNFPILMATWKLAPALAAGNTVVIKPAEQTPVSLHYWMSLVADLLPPGVVNIVNGFGEEAGKPLASSPRVAKVAFTGETSTGRLIMQYAAENLKPVTLELGGKSPNLFFDDVWDKDDDLRDKALEGFTMFALNQGEVCTCPSRGLIQRGNYGDFLRAAVARTELIKPGHPLDTDTMIGAQASGEQLAKILSYIDIGRKEGAKILTGGERAEYDGELKGGYYVRPTIFEGDNRMRIFQEEIFGPVVSVASFDDFDDAIKIANDTSYGLGAGVWTRDINTAYRAGRAIQAGRVWTNCYHAYPAHAAFGGYKQSGIGRETHKMMLEHYQQTKNLLVSYSPKKLGFF; this is encoded by the coding sequence ATGACCCGTTACGCGGCGCCCGGCACCGAGGGCGCGATCGTCTCCTACCAGGCGCGGTACGACCACTACATCGGCGGCGAGTACGTGCCCCCGGCTCGGGGGCAGTACTTCGAGAACCCGTCACCGGTGAACGGGGAGACGTTCACGGAGGTGGCACGCGGCACGGCGGAGGACGTGGAGCGGGCGCTCGACGCGGCGCACGCGGCCGCGCCGAGCTGGGGCCGCGCCTCGGCGACCGAGCGCTCCGACATCCTGCTGAAGATCGCCGACCGCATGGAGGCGTACCTGGAGCCCCTCGCCGTCGCGGAGAGCTGGGAGAACGGCAAGCCGGTCCGCGAGACGCTGGCGGCGGACATCCCGTTGGCCATCGACCACTTCCGCTACTTCGCCGGCGCGGTCCGCTCCCAGGAGGGTTCGCTCAGCGAGGTCGACGACGACACAGTGGCATACCACTTCCACGAGCCGCTCGGTGTCGTCGCGCAGATCATCCCGTGGAACTTCCCCATCCTGATGGCCACATGGAAGCTCGCACCCGCCCTCGCCGCGGGCAACACAGTGGTCATCAAGCCCGCCGAGCAGACCCCGGTCTCCCTGCACTACTGGATGAGCCTGGTCGCGGACCTGCTGCCGCCGGGCGTGGTGAACATCGTCAACGGCTTCGGCGAGGAGGCGGGCAAGCCGCTGGCGTCCAGCCCGCGGGTGGCGAAGGTCGCGTTCACGGGCGAGACGTCCACCGGGAGGCTGATCATGCAGTACGCCGCGGAGAACCTGAAGCCTGTCACGCTGGAACTGGGCGGCAAGTCGCCGAATCTCTTCTTCGACGACGTGTGGGACAAGGACGACGACCTGCGCGACAAAGCCCTCGAAGGCTTCACCATGTTCGCGCTGAACCAGGGCGAGGTGTGCACCTGCCCCTCGCGCGGTCTGATCCAGCGCGGCAACTACGGCGACTTCCTCCGGGCGGCCGTCGCCCGCACCGAGCTCATCAAACCCGGCCACCCCCTCGACACGGACACGATGATCGGCGCGCAGGCGTCCGGCGAACAGCTCGCGAAGATCCTCTCTTACATCGACATCGGCCGGAAGGAGGGCGCCAAGATCCTCACGGGCGGCGAACGCGCCGAGTACGACGGCGAGTTGAAGGGCGGCTACTACGTCCGGCCGACGATCTTCGAGGGTGACAACCGCATGCGGATCTTCCAGGAGGAGATCTTCGGTCCGGTCGTTTCGGTGGCCTCGTTCGACGACTTCGACGACGCCATCAAGATCGCCAACGACACGTCGTACGGCCTCGGGGCCGGGGTGTGGACACGGGACATCAACACGGCGTACCGCGCGGGCCGGGCGATCCAGGCGGGCCGGGTGTGGACGAACTGCTACCACGCGTACCCGGCACATGCCGCGTTCGGCGGCTACAAGCAGTCGGGGATCGGCCGCGAGACGCACAAGATGATGCTGGAGCACTACCAGCAGACGAAGAACCTGCTGGTCAGCTACTCGCCGAAGAAGCTGGGCTTCTTCTAG
- a CDS encoding extracellular catalytic domain type 1 short-chain-length polyhydroxyalkanoate depolymerase, translated as MRRILRAVLAMVLLPLAAAFTLLVPQPAAAASLTHITGFGRNPTNLNMYLYVPDHLAPKPALLVLVHYCGGSAGAVFGGNGHDYVTAADRYGYIIVLPEATRDGHCFDVSSPAALRRDGGSDSTGIMSMVGYTRQHYNVDPARIAVSGFSSGAMMTNVLAAEYPDVFSAASAFSGVPAGCFATRDGSQWNGQCSGGNVIKSAQQWGDLARSMYPGYTGGYPRMQVWHGTTDTTLAYPNFGEEIKQWTNLHVLSQTPAATDRPQSAWTRTRYGGTGPQSPVEGISIAGTGHTLPQPGMLAYAITFLGLDSGGTTTPPPSTSGELHAVGAGKCLDVPNASTTGGTQLQIGDCRGGAGQIWTRTGSGQLTVTMSGTTLCLDAYNNQTTAGTKVDTWPCNGGANQRWNLNADGTVTGAQSGLCLDVTGASTANGAPVQLWTCTGGTNQKWNLD; from the coding sequence GTGAGACGCATTCTGCGCGCGGTCCTGGCGATGGTGTTACTGCCACTGGCCGCAGCCTTCACGCTCCTGGTGCCCCAACCCGCGGCCGCGGCGAGCCTGACCCACATCACCGGCTTCGGGCGCAACCCCACCAACCTCAACATGTACCTCTACGTGCCCGACCACCTGGCGCCCAAGCCCGCCCTGCTGGTCCTGGTCCACTACTGCGGGGGCTCGGCGGGGGCGGTCTTCGGCGGCAACGGACACGACTACGTCACCGCCGCCGACCGGTACGGCTACATCATCGTCCTGCCCGAGGCCACCCGCGACGGGCACTGCTTCGACGTCTCGTCACCGGCGGCGCTCAGGCGTGATGGCGGCAGCGACTCCACCGGCATCATGTCGATGGTCGGCTACACACGGCAGCACTACAACGTCGACCCGGCCCGCATCGCCGTCAGCGGATTCTCGTCAGGAGCCATGATGACGAATGTGCTGGCCGCCGAGTACCCCGATGTCTTCAGTGCCGCCTCCGCGTTCTCCGGGGTGCCGGCGGGCTGCTTCGCCACCAGGGACGGTTCCCAGTGGAACGGCCAGTGCTCCGGCGGCAATGTCATCAAATCGGCTCAGCAGTGGGGTGACCTGGCCCGTTCCATGTATCCGGGCTACACCGGAGGCTACCCGCGCATGCAGGTGTGGCACGGCACCACCGACACGACCCTCGCCTATCCCAACTTCGGCGAGGAGATCAAGCAGTGGACCAACCTCCACGTCCTGAGCCAGACACCCGCCGCCACCGATCGGCCGCAGTCGGCCTGGACCCGCACCCGCTACGGCGGCACCGGCCCGCAGTCCCCCGTCGAAGGCATCAGCATCGCAGGCACGGGCCACACCCTGCCGCAGCCCGGCATGCTCGCCTACGCCATCACCTTCCTCGGTCTCGACAGCGGCGGCACCACCACCCCGCCGCCCAGCACCTCCGGTGAGCTGCATGCGGTGGGTGCGGGCAAGTGCCTGGACGTGCCGAACGCGTCGACGACGGGGGGTACGCAGTTGCAGATCGGGGATTGCCGGGGCGGGGCCGGCCAGATCTGGACCCGTACCGGGTCCGGGCAGCTGACGGTGACCATGTCGGGAACCACCTTGTGCCTGGACGCCTACAACAACCAGACCACCGCCGGCACCAAGGTGGACACCTGGCCGTGCAACGGCGGGGCGAACCAGCGGTGGAACCTCAACGCCGACGGGACCGTCACCGGCGCGCAGTCCGGCCTGTGCCTGGACGTCACCGGCGCCTCCACCGCCAACGGCGCCCCGGTCCAACTGTGGACCTGCACCGGCGGCACCAACCAGAAGTGGAACCTCGACTGA
- a CDS encoding ricin-type beta-trefoil lectin domain protein, with the protein MSLAAAILLVLAAAGSSFSSVLGAPASATTAGAVRATAGCGKAPTLTSGTHTIQSGGQTRSYILRVPAGYDSNHPYRLVFGFHWRGGTANDVDSGGTDGYNWSYYGLRRLADNANNSTIFVAPQGNGNGWANPGGQDVAFVDAMVSQIEAGLCVDTTQLFSAGFSYGGAMSYALACSRATVFRAVAVYSGANLSGCNGGNQPIAYMGLHGLRDNVLPISSGRELRDTFVRTNGCTRQNPPEPANGSLTHIITTYSGCRSGYPVVWAAFDGAGHDPGPIDGSTGDGWRTWTSAAVWQFFTQFGSNPPPPQPSGSQEIIGQPSGRCLDINNSTTANGTQAQLWDCNGGSNQRWTHTAAKQLVVYGNKCLGVGQAAGNGTPAAIWDCSGQADQQWNISSDGAITAAQSGLCLDASGQGTANGTKVQLWSCSGGANQHWRLEN; encoded by the coding sequence ATGTCCCTCGCGGCCGCGATCCTGCTCGTCCTGGCAGCTGCGGGAAGCTCGTTCAGCAGCGTCCTTGGCGCGCCCGCGTCGGCCACGACCGCCGGCGCCGTCCGCGCGACCGCCGGCTGCGGCAAGGCCCCCACACTGACGAGTGGTACACACACGATTCAGAGCGGCGGCCAGACGCGCAGTTACATACTGCGGGTGCCTGCCGGCTACGACAGCAACCACCCCTACCGGCTGGTCTTCGGTTTCCACTGGCGGGGCGGCACGGCCAACGACGTCGACTCGGGCGGAACGGACGGGTACAACTGGTCCTACTACGGCCTCCGGCGCCTGGCCGACAACGCGAACAACAGCACGATCTTCGTCGCCCCCCAGGGCAACGGCAACGGCTGGGCCAACCCCGGAGGCCAGGACGTGGCCTTCGTCGACGCCATGGTCAGCCAGATCGAAGCAGGTCTGTGCGTCGACACCACCCAGCTGTTCTCCGCCGGCTTCAGCTACGGCGGTGCGATGTCGTACGCCCTCGCCTGCTCCCGGGCGACGGTCTTCCGCGCGGTCGCGGTCTACTCCGGCGCGAACCTCAGCGGGTGCAACGGCGGCAATCAGCCCATCGCCTACATGGGTCTGCACGGCCTGAGGGACAACGTGCTGCCCATCTCGTCGGGACGGGAACTGCGCGACACCTTCGTCCGGACGAACGGCTGTACCCGGCAGAACCCGCCCGAGCCGGCCAACGGAAGCCTGACACACATCATCACCACCTACTCCGGATGCAGGTCCGGATACCCCGTCGTCTGGGCCGCGTTCGACGGAGCGGGCCACGACCCCGGTCCCATAGACGGTTCCACCGGTGACGGCTGGCGCACCTGGACTTCGGCAGCGGTGTGGCAGTTCTTCACACAGTTCGGCTCGAATCCGCCACCGCCACAGCCCTCCGGCAGCCAGGAAATCATCGGGCAGCCGTCGGGGCGCTGCCTCGACATCAACAACTCCACCACGGCCAACGGCACGCAGGCACAACTGTGGGACTGCAACGGCGGCTCCAACCAACGGTGGACCCACACCGCCGCAAAGCAGCTGGTCGTCTACGGCAACAAGTGCCTGGGCGTCGGCCAGGCAGCGGGCAACGGCACCCCGGCGGCGATCTGGGACTGCAGCGGGCAGGCGGACCAGCAATGGAACATCAGTTCCGACGGCGCGATCACAGCAGCGCAGTCGGGTCTCTGCCTGGACGCCAGCGGCCAGGGGACCGCCAACGGGACGAAAGTCCAGCTGTGGAGTTGCTCGGGCGGTGCCAACCAGCACTGGCGCCTGGAGAACTGA